The following coding sequences are from one Gossypium raimondii isolate GPD5lz chromosome 4, ASM2569854v1, whole genome shotgun sequence window:
- the LOC105781008 gene encoding uncharacterized protein LOC105781008, with product MKSAYGVPLCLLFLFFSSCFFNYNEATTMGQVNGSSEMVPIMEEKMVKMMMLFNESKRNLRRFQICAVCTCCGGARGVCLPSPCCYAINCNIPNRPFGFCSFTPKTCNCFGCHL from the exons ATGAAGTCTGCTTATGGGGTCCCTCTCTGTCTCCTCTTTCTGTTCTTTTCATCTTGTTTCTTCAATTACAATGAGGCTACGACTATGGGTCAA GTAAATGGGTCATCTGAAATGGTTCCAATTATGGAAGAAAAGATGGTGAAGATGATGATGTTGTTTAATGAAAGCAAAAGGAATTTAAGGAGATTTCAGATATGTGCGGTTTGTACTTGTTGTGGTGGAGCTAGAGGTGTTTGTTTGCCATCTCCTTGCTGCTATGCTATCAATTGCAACATTCCAAACAGACCTTTTGGTTTCTGCTCTTTCACTCCCAAGACCTGTAATTGCTTTGGCTGCCATCTCTAA
- the LOC105780899 gene encoding protein SIEVE ELEMENT OCCLUSION A, whose translation MAAETKTPPASRYYSFDKSSQQIQMTNKTNSFQTLEPDVGQHLLDLIQSIFQVVVASKDIDQSAELNKMISSLETFQGMRQVLNDIRDISCEMSCNLLAAGSGNVEKTRTAVLERLRSYSWSAKVVIAIAAFASSIGELSMLVKHRDDEPMAKFLVNILKGYSPKLDLNALAEAKLIEGMLKVVRTNLDFSNRLKQESMKEAMLELYLNATKNIFDIVLQISTVLSRREIAFKTVNEINIQLQDNMKYFGAERISPNWYEEVSEISTSELIAKIKKYIEVRDSEKLRNKHVLFLISDLNISIEEIKVLERLYEKNEGKYEIVWLPIVGSLAYDKKAAARFWELRQMTKWIGVEPSRIEEEVIQYIKRDWHFIKEAIAVSVNEVGEITCLNALPMLWAWGNRAFPFTDKITLWNELDERNGWTWRLDLLFDQLILPGDSGIDIQSWTKSEGTLVCLFGGGDISWNQEFIQKVKYAARSAGVTLKLVYLGVGKNKGKGLTRNQLGRDVLVIQSESQWQFWSRLESILYAKIRLGKKDEVMQEALKVVGYGGNGEEWAMFSMGEGAMVTTSGKTALTIMEDYQMWRSDMIGVRFLEGIKKYKELITRDVHSCINLHLPVMGQIPGIMICPECSKVMDVFYTYRCCPE comes from the exons ATGGCAGCTGAAACTAAAACTCCCCCTGCTTCTCGTTACTACTCCTTCGACAAGTCATCACAACAGATTCAGATGACTAATAAAACTAATTCCTTTCAAACTCTTGAACCTGATGTTGGCCAACATCTACTCGACCTCATCCAAAGCATTTTCCAAGTTGTTGTTGCTTCCAAG GATATTGATCAATCTGCAGAGTTAAACAAGATGATCAGCAGCCTGGAGACATTTCAAGGCATGCGCCAAGTATTGAATGATATCCGAGATATCTCCTGTGAG ATGTCATGCAATCTTTTAGCAGCAGGAAGCGGGAATGTGGAGAAAACCAGAACAGCAGTGCTGGAAAGGCTTCGCAGTTATTCATGGAGCGCCAAAGTGGTGATAGCCATCGCAGCTTTTGCTTCCAGTATCGGGGAGTTGTCGATGCTGGTGAAGCATCGTGATGACGAGCCGATGGCTAAGTTTTTAGTTAATATCCTGAAAGGCTACTCGCCCAAACTCGATTTGAACGCTCTTGCGGAAGCAAAGCTTATCGAGGGCATGTTGAAAGTGGTACGCACCAATTTGGACTTCTCCAACCGCCTAAAACAGGAATCCATGAAGGAGGCGATGCTGGAGCTTTACCTCAACGCTACAAAAAACATCTTCGACATTGTTTTACAAATTTCAACCGTTTTAAGCAGAAGGGA AATCGCTTTCAAAACagttaatgaaataaatattcaaCTTCAAGATAACATGAAGTATTTTG GCGCAGAGAGAATTTCTCCAAATTGGTATGAGGAAGTGTCCGAAATCAGTACCTCGGAACTGATAgcaaaaatcaagaaatatatTGAG GTACGGGATTCTGAAAAACTGAGAAACAAGCATGTGTTATTTCTGATATCGGATCTCAACATCTCTATAGAAGAAATTAAGGTTCTCGAGAGATTGTACGAAAAGAATGAGGGCAAGTATGAAATCGTGTGGCTCCCAATCGTGGGCTCGTTGGCATACGATAAGAAAGCAGCGGCAAGGTTTTGGGAGCTGAGACAAATGACGAAATGGATTGGGGTTGAGCCATCCAGGATTGAAGAAGAAGTCATTCAGTACATCAAGAGGGATTGGCACTTTATAAAGGAAGCGATTGCTGTGTCGGTGAATGAAGTTGGGGAAATAACATGCCTAAATGCTCTCCCTATGTTGTGGGCATGGGGTAATAGGGCCTTCCCTTTCACTGATAAAATAACGCTGTGGAACGAATTGGACGAGCGAAATGGTTGGACTTGGAGGCTCGACTTGCTGTTTGATCAACTTATCCTTCCCGGTGACAGTGGCATAGACATACAATCAtgg ACAAAGAGCGAGGGGACACTTGTATGCTTGTTTGGTGGTGGGGATATATCATGGAACCAGGAGTTCATCCAGAAAGTGAAATATGCTGCACGCAGTGCCGGTGTTACCTTAAAACTTGTGTACTTGGGAGTGGGGAAGAACAAAGGCAAAGGGCTAACGAGGAACCAGCTGGGTCGAGACGTTCTGGTTATTCAATCTGAATCACAGTGGCAGTTTTGGAGTCGACTGGAGAGCATATTGTACGCCAAAATCCGACTTGGCAAGAAGGATGAGGTAATGCAGGAGGCATTGAAAGTTGTTGGGTACGGCGGGAATGGGGAAGAATGGGCCATGTTCTCCATGGGAGAAGGTGCCATGGTCACAACCAGCGGAAAAACAGCTCTAACTATCATGGAAGACTACCAGATGTGGAGAAGCGACATGATCGGGGTTCGTTTCCTTGAAGGAATAAAAAAGTACAAGGAATTAATAACCAGGGATGTGCATAGCTGCATCAACCTTCACCTGCCGGTTATGGGTCAGATTCCAGGGATAATGATCTGCCCTGAGTGTTCCAAAGTGATGGACGTGTTTTACACTTATCGCTGCTGTCCTGAGTAA